CTTCACGCATCGGTGCAACTCTTCGGCTGCCGCCTCGGGACGTTGGGTCGGCAGCTGGGCGAGACCGAGGCCCCGGCCGTCCGTCCTTGAGCACCACGAGGAGAGCAAGTTGTTCGCGAGGCCGGCGAAGCGTTCTGCGACCTCCGGCGGAGCGTGGTGGAAGAGCCACAACGGCGAGATCGACACCACCTGCATCTCGATTCCCGCATCGTCGAGCGCGTCGAGGCGACTCGCTGGAGAAGCAGCGAGGAGCGACGGGTCGCTGACCGGCCACTCCATGCCTCCGGTCACCAAGCGATGTCCGGATGGGCCGGTCTGGATGGCGGGACCGTACGTCCCTGCTTCGCCCATCAGCTCGTCGAAGAAAAGGTGAGCGTGGACGTCGATCATGACCATGTCTCCACCGCGCGCAACGAGGACTGCGGCCCAAGGTCGCGCCAGTGGTGGCCCCACACCTCGTTCGGGGCTCCAGCGGTCTTGTCGATGAGGCGCATCGTCCAGGTCGCATCGTCGATGTCGATCGAGTCGCAGCCGAGCTCGATGTCGAATCCACTTGGGGTTCGGGTGTAGAACGACATCTGCTCGTCACCCACGTGCCGGCCCAGGGTCGCGCTGACCTCCCAAGGTCCGGTCTGCACCGTGTCGTAGGCACGCCCGACCTCGTCAACGCTTTCGGATTCGACCATCAGGTGCTGAAGGCCGAGCAGCCGTCCCGGCATCTCCCACAGGGCGATGCTGTGATGGCGGGTGTTGCACCGCAGGAAGCGCATGGTGCCCAAGGCGGGACCGTGGTGAACCACGTCGGTGGTGACCAGGCCGAGCACTTCCTCGTAGAAGGCGGTGCCGACCTCCAGGTCAGGAACAACGAGCACCGCGTGCCCGAGGCCCTGCGGCCCGGTGCGGAACTTGGTGGTCGAACGCTCACCCCGGAAAGACCGATCGAATTCGACGGCGCCGGCGTAGACCTCATGCCGGATGCCGAACGGGTCATGGAAGGAGACGAGTTCACTGACCATCCGTTGGTTCGCCACTTCCGCCGACTCGACAACGACCTCGACTCCTCGAGACCGCAGGGTTGCGGTAATCCGGTCAAGATCGCCGCTGTCGCGTGACTCCCACCCGATGTAGGCGACTTCGTCCGTGTCACCGGGGTGGACGGCGAGACGGAACGCGCGGTCGTCCCACCGCATCCGGTGTGCGCCGGTCTCATCGCTGACGACTTCCATGCCGAACACCCGGCGGGCGAAGTCGGGCCATTCCTCGGCCCGGGGGGTGGTGACGCCCAGATATCCCAGACTGTGCATCAGTCGGTGGTTCATCACGCAACCCCCTGCCGCGAAGGGTGAGCAGTGTCCTCGAGTGACGCCAACGTGAGGTCGATCCAGTCGCAGATGTAGTCGCGGACCACCAGCATGTTGTCGACGCTGCAGTGTTCGACACCGCCCTCTCGGTCACCAAAGATCTTCAGCGCGGGGGCCGGACTGGAGGTCAGGTCGGCATACAGCTGATGGGCGTACCCGACGTCGATCTGCCGGTCGTGCTCTCCGTGCACGACGAGGTACGGCACGGAGATCTTGTCGGCGACCCCTCGCAGGTTGATGCTCTCGGAGAGCTCAATGAAGTCGTCGAGGTTGTCGCAGCCCCACACCCACTGGACGTGGTCCCAGTAATGCGGGACGGGTCGGTCACCTTGATTCGCGAGGCGCTGCTGTTGCACTTGGCCCCAGTCGTAGTTCGATCCCCAGGCGACTCCAAAGCTCAGCCGGGGCTCGAAGGCCGTGGCGCGCGGTCCGTAGTAGCCGCCGAGTGACCAGGCGACGAGTCCGATGAGTTGGGGGTCGATGTCTGGTTGATCCTCGAGGAAGTCAACGCAGGCTGTGGCCCAGGATTCGGTGGCGACCGAGGCGGTCAGGTTTCGCAGGCGTAGCGCCTCGCCCGATCCCGGGGTGTCGACGATCAGGGACCCGATGCCGCGGGCCAAGAGTTCCTGGGCAACGCCGGTGCCGAAGATCTGCTCCTTCGTGCTGTCGAGCCCGTTCCAGAAGATGACGCAAGGGGTGCGGCGGGCGGTTGCTGGTGGGCGGATGAGGATGCCCGGCAGCGACTCGGCCCCGAAGGGCACCTCGACCTTTTGCGCCGGGGAACGAGTGAGCTCAAGGTGCCGATCGAAACTTGCCAAAGACGCGGCGTAAGCCGCGCGGCGGGGCGCGAAGGTTCGGGCCTGCATACGTTCAGCCGTTTGGTAGTAAGCAGTGGCACGGGCCAGCTTGGCGCCGGCCGATCTCGGCCGACCTGCGGCCTCGTCCTCGTTGGCCAGTTCGACCAGGGTCTCGGCCAGCTCGCACCATGACTCGAAAAACATCTGGGTCTGGGCGTCTTCATCTGCGTCATTGCCCTCGTTCAGCAGCGGACGGCAGGCTTTGTCGATCTCGCCGATGTGGCCGCCGACGGAGAGAGCCAAGTTCACTGAGAGGTTCCAGACATACTTGTGGGGAAAAGGTTCGAACACGTCAGCCTCCGGGCTACTTGAGGGCAAGGGCGCTGACCGGTGCACCCGAGGCGCCGGTCAGCGGGAGCGGGGAAGCGACGAGCATGACCTCGACGATCCCGTCGTCCGCACAGTCATCTGCGAGTGCATCGAGGTCGAACATCTCGCCGAAGGCGAGTCCGCCGTGGACCAGGGCCACGATGTGCAGTGGCTGGAAGTATCCGATTTCGTTCGGTCGAACCTCCACCCCCCACGTGTCCGTGGCGATCGCAGCCACTTCGCGATCGTGCAGCCACGGGGCCATGTGCAGCGACAGGCCGGGGGCGTCGCCACCGGCGTAGTCGCCCCACCTGCCGCGACGCTCGTTCATGAAGCCGGTGCGAATGAGGATCGCAGATCCGGGCTGAAGGTCGACGTCATGGGCCTGGAGGTAGTCGTCGATCTCGTCCGGCCCGATGGCCTCACCGGGAGCCAGCGAGACCACACCTCGATGACGTGCGATGTCGATCAGAACCGCAGGCATGACCATCCGGCCCGTCCAGTGCTCGATGCCGTTGTGTGCCGCACCACGGCTGGTCACATCGCCGGCGGAGCGGCCGTTGTACATGCGCCCCTCCCAGAAGATGTGGGACAAGGAGTCCCATTGAGTGCCGCACTGGGTTGGCATGACCAGGACGTCGTCGGAGAATCCGAACCCTTGGGCTGGTCCGAAGCCACCCGGGAGCGGGTCCTGGGCTCCGGAGACGTGGTCGCTGCCGCTCGCTGTCACAAGCAGTTGGGGGTTGGAGCGGAAGCCGCCCGGCTGCGGCCCGGTCTGGTCGTAGGGAAGGCTGAGCGAGAAGCTCTTGCCTTGCGTGACGAGGGCCGCGGCTCGGGTGATCTGTTCGGCCCCCACGAGGTTGAGCGTGCCGATCTCGTCGTCGTCGCCCCAGCGGCCCCAGTTCGAGCAGGTCGCGATGTAGTGCTCGAGCAGTTGTCGATCGGTGGTTTGCTCGCGGGTAGGTGCGGTGGATGTCATCGGATCCTCCCGATCTCAGTAGGGCTCGGCCAGTCGGCCAAATGCTTCGGCGGTGACTCGTTCATGCTCGGCACCGGGAGTGTTCGGATGTGTCTGCCAGTGGCTGAGCTGACAGGCCGTGTCGACCACGAAGCGGCACCTGTCGTAGCGACGTGCGCTGTAGGCGGCGAGCGCGTCCTCGACCGAGTGAGACCTTCCCAGTTCTTCACCGAGGACCACCGCGTCCTCCAGGCACATCGCAGCGCCGGCAGCCAGTTGCGGCGTCGGGCAGTGGGCCGCGTCACCGAGCAGGACAGCGCCGCCGCGGTGCCACGGCTCCGGGACCAGAACGGTCTCGAAGGAGGCGAAATTCACGAGGGACGGATCCCCGATGTCGGGTCGCACGTCGGCGACTAGTCCGCCGAAGGGCGCCGTCTTCTCCAGGAGCAGATCGACGATCTGTTCTTGGGTGGGCCGGTAGTCGGAGGGCACGGGGATCGAGCAGTAGAGGTACATGGACGTGTCGGAGGTCGGGGTGAACCCGAGGAAGACATCACCTGCCGGGTGGTACTGGACCTCACCACTCACGCCGGGCGGGCGCGGAAGAACGGCTCGAATGCATCCCTGTCCGCGAAAGGTGGTCGGCAGGTCACCGAACACGAGTGTGCGAACGGTGGACCTGACTCCGTCAGCACCGACCACCAAGTCGAATTCACCTCTGGATCCGTCGGCGAAGTCGACGGAAACGGCCGCGTCGACCTGATGGAGCGAAACGGGTTCGGCAGAGGTCCGGATCGGGACGCCGAGCCCCAGCGCATGGTCGAGCAGGACCGAGTGCAGCGCCGGCCGCATCATGCCGAGCATGCCGGGCTGGTCCGTGCCGACAGGTGAGGGAATTTCGAAGCTACTCGCCACCGACCCGTCGAGTGCGAAGGTGTCGAAGTTGGAGAACCCGTATCCGCGCCGAAGGCACTCGTCGTGGAGGCCTAGTGCGGCGAGCGCACGCAGCGATGGCCCGATGAGGGTGATGCCGCTGCCGAGTGCTTCGACAGTTTCACGTCGCTCGACCAGGGTCACATCGAGACCCTGCTGCGCCAGCGAGATCGACGTTGCGAGTCCGCCGATCCCGGCTCCCACTATCAGTGCCCGCACGTCCGAGCCCTCCCATGAATGGACGTGGACTGCCTCCCCTAGGAGGCTTCGGTGTGGTCCGCGTCACGCAATGAGGTTGACTCTAGGTGCATCTCTCATCCTTCGGAAGTGATGCTTTTCGATCGCTGACATCACTCAGACTGATGTATTGATTCCATTCGCGCAGCCGCCTCCACCATCCGGCGACGCAGCCACCGATGGGCCGGGTCCGCGTCGGCGCGGGCCGACCAGAACGCGGCCTCTCGTAGCGGGGACAGTTCGACGGGTGGCTCCATCAGACGAAGGCTGATCCGTGATTCGAAATATCGTGCGAGGCGCTCGGGGAGGAGCGCCATCATCGTTGTCCCGGGCAGGAGAAGCGGTTGCACAACGAAACTCTGCGCCTCGATGGCCAGCGGCCGCTCGTAGCCGACCTGCTGCAACCGCATGTCACTGATCGTCGCCGTCGACGAACTGCTGAACGACACTGACGGCAAGGTGCGGAACTGGTGCTCGGTCATGACGTCTCCCACATCTGGATGGTCCCGGGCGACCGCACACACCAGACGGTCGGTGAACAGCATTCGCGAGCGCACAAGTGGCTCGTCCTCCACCAACTCGTCGGGATAGATCAGCAGGTCGAGCTGCGACCGCACGACTGATGGAGCTGCGTCGCGGGTGACCGGAAAAATTTCGAACCGTACGTGGGGCGCTTCGCGCCGGAGGTCGGACAGCAGCGGCCCCAGGAACATCAAGAGCACGTAGTCACTGGCCATTACCGTGAAGGTTCGACTGCTCGTCGTCGGGTCGAACTCTCGACCGGCGCGGATCGTGGACTCCAGGCCGTCGAGTGCCTCTCTGATCGGGGCGACAAGTTCCAGTGCGCGGTTGGTCGGAGCCAGGGATCGCCCTTGCCGCACGAGTAGCGGGTCGTCGAAGAACTTGCGTAGGCGTGCCAACGAAGCACTCATCGCCGGTTGGCCGATGGACATGCGCTCAGCAGCGCGGGTGACGCTGCTCTCGGCCATGAGTGCGTCGAAGGCCAGCAGCAGGTTGAGATCCAGCCTGTAGAGCTCGTCGCGGTTCACTTGGTCACCCACTTCCATCGATCGAATCAATACTTCTCATGCCAAAGTATCGCTGTCGCGTGGGCGACTCGGTACCTAGTGTGGCCCCGTGTCCTCACCACGATCCACCCGCGAGGCGGTACCCCGACCACAACTGCTGGACTTCTCCGATGGTGTCGGCCGAAAACTCGGCACCGAGATGCACGACTACCGACGCCTGTGGAGCTGGTCGATCGACGAACCGGACGCGTTCTGGTCCGCGGTGTGGGACTACGTCGGCATGCCCCACCGCGACGCCTCCGATCCCGTGCTGACCGACTCGGCCATGCCGGGAGCTGAGTGGTTCCCTGGTGTGCAGCTCAACTACGCCGAAGAGATGTTCCGCCACCGCAGCCCGGATGACACTGCCGTCACCGGTGTGGACGAGTTCGGCATCGTCAGGACGCTGTCATGGTCTGAACTCCAGCAGCAAGTGGCGTCCGGCGCCGCCTGGCTCCGCGCACACGGAGTTGGCACCGGTGATGCGGTCGCCGGTTACCTCCCCAACTCAACCGAGGCAGTCGTTGCGTTTCTCTCGGCTGCGAGCGTCGGCGCCACCTGGGGCCTGTGCGGACTCGACTACGCCGGGGAGGCCGCTTTGGCCCGGCTTGGCCAGCTGCGCCCGAAGGTCCTGATCGCAGCCAAGCAGACCCACGTCGGCGGCCGGCTCGTCGACCGCCGCGATGACGTCGCTGTGCTTCGGGAGGGGCTTGCCGAGGTGGTGGCGACCGCCATCGTCGGAGTCACCGAGTGGGACAAGGACGCTGCCAGCTTCGACACTGTCGTCTCGAATGCTGCATCGGCCTGGTCGCCCGCCCGGGTGCCGTTCGACCACCCGCTGTGGGTGCTTTTCACATCAGGGACCACTGGCAAACCCAAGGGCCTGGTCCACGGTCACGGCGGGATTCTGCTGGAGCAGCGGAAGATCGGGACCCTGCACCTCGACCTGGGCTCTGACGACCGAGTTCTCTGGTACACCTCACCCAGTTGGATGATGTGGAACTTTCTCATCGGTGCGCTGCAGTGCGGCGCGGAGATCGTCTGCTACGAAGGCAGTGCAGGCCACCCGGGCATCGGCAGACTTTGGGACCTCGCCCGAGAGCTCGACGTCACTGTCCTCGGCACCAGTCCCGGGTACCTGGCAGCATGCCGAGCTGGCGGCATCGAGCTGCCGGCCCCGGGCAGCACCGGCCTGCGCCTTCTCGGAGTCACCGGATCCACCTTCACCCCTGACCTTCATTCGTGGGTCGCCGATGCCATCGGCGACGAGGTACCGATCGCATCTACCAGCGGAGGGACCGATGTGTGCACCGCGTTCGTGGGTCACAGCCCGACTGTTGCGTCTGTGCCCGGAGAGCTCTCCGCGCCGTGCTTGGGCGTCAACCTGCGCTGCTTCGACGATGCAGGCGCCTCGGTCGTCGGCCGAGCCGGCGAGCTGGTCATCACGGCACCCATGCCTTCCATGCCGCTTCGAATTCTCGGCGATCCGGACGGCTCGAGGTACCGCGCTGCCTACTTCGACCGGTACCCCGGGACGTGGTGTCATGGCGACTCGATCACCGTGACCGGCCGAGGCTCGGTCATCATCCACGGCCGCTCCGACGCCACCCTCAACCGCCACGGGGTCCGCATGGGATCGGGCGACATCACGGCGCCGGTCGAACAACTCCCAGAGGTGGCCGAAGCGCTCGTGATCGGGATGGAACGACCGAACGGCGG
The Aeromicrobium marinum DSM 15272 genome window above contains:
- a CDS encoding alpha/beta hydrolase family protein, with protein sequence MFEPFPHKYVWNLSVNLALSVGGHIGEIDKACRPLLNEGNDADEDAQTQMFFESWCELAETLVELANEDEAAGRPRSAGAKLARATAYYQTAERMQARTFAPRRAAYAASLASFDRHLELTRSPAQKVEVPFGAESLPGILIRPPATARRTPCVIFWNGLDSTKEQIFGTGVAQELLARGIGSLIVDTPGSGEALRLRNLTASVATESWATACVDFLEDQPDIDPQLIGLVAWSLGGYYGPRATAFEPRLSFGVAWGSNYDWGQVQQQRLANQGDRPVPHYWDHVQWVWGCDNLDDFIELSESINLRGVADKISVPYLVVHGEHDRQIDVGYAHQLYADLTSSPAPALKIFGDREGGVEHCSVDNMLVVRDYICDWIDLTLASLEDTAHPSRQGVA
- a CDS encoding cyclase family protein produces the protein MTSTAPTREQTTDRQLLEHYIATCSNWGRWGDDDEIGTLNLVGAEQITRAAALVTQGKSFSLSLPYDQTGPQPGGFRSNPQLLVTASGSDHVSGAQDPLPGGFGPAQGFGFSDDVLVMPTQCGTQWDSLSHIFWEGRMYNGRSAGDVTSRGAAHNGIEHWTGRMVMPAVLIDIARHRGVVSLAPGEAIGPDEIDDYLQAHDVDLQPGSAILIRTGFMNERRGRWGDYAGGDAPGLSLHMAPWLHDREVAAIATDTWGVEVRPNEIGYFQPLHIVALVHGGLAFGEMFDLDALADDCADDGIVEVMLVASPLPLTGASGAPVSALALK
- a CDS encoding FAD-dependent monooxygenase, with product MRALIVGAGIGGLATSISLAQQGLDVTLVERRETVEALGSGITLIGPSLRALAALGLHDECLRRGYGFSNFDTFALDGSVASSFEIPSPVGTDQPGMLGMMRPALHSVLLDHALGLGVPIRTSAEPVSLHQVDAAVSVDFADGSRGEFDLVVGADGVRSTVRTLVFGDLPTTFRGQGCIRAVLPRPPGVSGEVQYHPAGDVFLGFTPTSDTSMYLYCSIPVPSDYRPTQEQIVDLLLEKTAPFGGLVADVRPDIGDPSLVNFASFETVLVPEPWHRGGAVLLGDAAHCPTPQLAAGAAMCLEDAVVLGEELGRSHSVEDALAAYSARRYDRCRFVVDTACQLSHWQTHPNTPGAEHERVTAEAFGRLAEPY
- a CDS encoding VOC family protein, which gives rise to MNHRLMHSLGYLGVTTPRAEEWPDFARRVFGMEVVSDETGAHRMRWDDRAFRLAVHPGDTDEVAYIGWESRDSGDLDRITATLRSRGVEVVVESAEVANQRMVSELVSFHDPFGIRHEVYAGAVEFDRSFRGERSTTKFRTGPQGLGHAVLVVPDLEVGTAFYEEVLGLVTTDVVHHGPALGTMRFLRCNTRHHSIALWEMPGRLLGLQHLMVESESVDEVGRAYDTVQTGPWEVSATLGRHVGDEQMSFYTRTPSGFDIELGCDSIDIDDATWTMRLIDKTAGAPNEVWGHHWRDLGPQSSLRAVETWS
- a CDS encoding LysR family transcriptional regulator codes for the protein MNRDELYRLDLNLLLAFDALMAESSVTRAAERMSIGQPAMSASLARLRKFFDDPLLVRQGRSLAPTNRALELVAPIREALDGLESTIRAGREFDPTTSSRTFTVMASDYVLLMFLGPLLSDLRREAPHVRFEIFPVTRDAAPSVVRSQLDLLIYPDELVEDEPLVRSRMLFTDRLVCAVARDHPDVGDVMTEHQFRTLPSVSFSSSSTATISDMRLQQVGYERPLAIEAQSFVVQPLLLPGTTMMALLPERLARYFESRISLRLMEPPVELSPLREAAFWSARADADPAHRWLRRRMVEAAARMESIHQSE
- a CDS encoding acetoacetate--CoA ligase, translating into MSSPRSTREAVPRPQLLDFSDGVGRKLGTEMHDYRRLWSWSIDEPDAFWSAVWDYVGMPHRDASDPVLTDSAMPGAEWFPGVQLNYAEEMFRHRSPDDTAVTGVDEFGIVRTLSWSELQQQVASGAAWLRAHGVGTGDAVAGYLPNSTEAVVAFLSAASVGATWGLCGLDYAGEAALARLGQLRPKVLIAAKQTHVGGRLVDRRDDVAVLREGLAEVVATAIVGVTEWDKDAASFDTVVSNAASAWSPARVPFDHPLWVLFTSGTTGKPKGLVHGHGGILLEQRKIGTLHLDLGSDDRVLWYTSPSWMMWNFLIGALQCGAEIVCYEGSAGHPGIGRLWDLARELDVTVLGTSPGYLAACRAGGIELPAPGSTGLRLLGVTGSTFTPDLHSWVADAIGDEVPIASTSGGTDVCTAFVGHSPTVASVPGELSAPCLGVNLRCFDDAGASVVGRAGELVITAPMPSMPLRILGDPDGSRYRAAYFDRYPGTWCHGDSITVTGRGSVIIHGRSDATLNRHGVRMGSGDITAPVEQLPEVAEALVIGMERPNGGYSMPLFVHLVDGHDLDENLIERLRFAIRSSTSPRHVPDEFIAVPGIPHTKTGKKLEVPIRRIFLGEDPDDCLDRRAVDDPALIDWFAALARSWQPR